From the Osmerus eperlanus chromosome 21, fOsmEpe2.1, whole genome shotgun sequence genome, one window contains:
- the LOC134007613 gene encoding actin-related protein 3-like: MAGRLPACVVDCGTGYTKLGYAGNSEPQFIVPSCIAIKESAKVGDQAQRRMMKGVDDLDFFIGDEAVDKPSYATKWPIRHGMVEDWDLMERFMEQVIFKYLRAEPEDHYFLLTEPPLNTPENREYTAEIMFESFNVPGLYIAVQAVLALAASWTSRQVGERTLTGTVIDSGDGVTHVIPVAEGYVIGSCIKHIPIAGRDITYFTQQLLREREVGIPPEQSLETAKAVKERYSYVCPDLVKEFSKYDTDGSKWIKQYTGINAISKKEFTIDVGYERFLGPEIFFHPEFANPDFTQPISEVVDEVIQNCPIDVRRPLYKNVVLSGGSTMFRDFGRRLQRDLKRSVDGRLKISEELSGGSLKPKPIDVQVITHHMQRYAVWFGGSMLASTPEFYQVCHTKKDYEEVGPSICRHNPVFGVMS, from the exons ATGGCTGGGCGGTTACCGGCATGTGTGGTTGACTGCGGTACAGG GTACACGAAGCTTGGCTATGCAGGAAACTCGGAGCCCCAGTTCATTGTGCCTTCAT GTATCGCCATCAAGGAGTCAGCGAAGGTGGGAGACCAGGCACAGCGCAGGATGATGAAGGGAGTCGATGATCTCGACTTCTTCATTGGAGACGAGGCCGTTGACAAACCTTCATACGCCACCAAG tggcCCATCCGTCACGGCATGGTGGAGGACTGGGACCTGATGGAGAGGTTCATGGAGCAAGTCATCTTCAAGTACCTGAGGGCGGAGCCAGAAGACCACTACTTCCTGCTG ACGGAGCCTCCGTTAAACACCCCTGAGAACCGAGAGTACACAGCAGAGATCATGTTTGAGTCGTTCAACGTGCCGGGGCTGTACATCGCTGTGCAG gcaGTGCTGGCGCTGGCTGCCTCCTGGACCTCCagacaggtgggggagaggacccTGACAGGCACCGTCATCGACAGCGGGGACGGAGTCACTCACGTCATCCCTGTG GCGGAGGGCTACGTGATTGGCAGCTGTATAAAGCACATCCCAATCGCCGGGCGTGACATCACCTACTTCACCCAGCAGCTGCTGAGGGAGCGTGAGGTGGGAATCCCCCCGGAGCAGTCCCTGGAGACCGCCAAGGCTGTCAAG GAGCGGTACAGCTACGTGTGTCCGGACCTGGTGAAGGAGTTCAGCAAGTACGACACGGACGGCTCCAAGTGGATCAAGCAGTACACCGGCATCAACGCCATCAGCAAGAAGGAGTTCACCATCGACGTGGGATACGAGCGCTTCCTGGGACCGGAGATCTTCTTCCACCCTGAG TTCGCCAACCCCGACTTCACCCAGCCCATCTCTGAGGTGGTGGACGAGGTCATCCAGAACTGCCCCATCGATGTGCGGCGCCCCCTGTACAAG AACGTGGTCCTGTCGGGAGGATCCACCATGTTTCGAGACTTCGGCCGGCGTTTGCAGAGGGACCTGAAGAGGAGCGTTGACGGAAGACTGAAGATCAGTGAGGAGCTGAGCGGAGGCTCGctgaag CCCAAGCCCATAGATGTGCAGGTCATCACTCACCACATGCAGAGATACGCTGTCTGGTTCGGAGGATCCATGCTGGCCTCCACA CCGGAGTTCTACCAGGTGTGTCACACCAAGAAGGACTACGAGGAGGTTGGGCCCAGCATCTGTCGTCACAACCCTGTGTTCGGGGTCATGTCCTGA